From a region of the Salvelinus fontinalis isolate EN_2023a chromosome 13, ASM2944872v1, whole genome shotgun sequence genome:
- the hinfp gene encoding histone H4 transcription factor yields MPPASKRARKEDSPLELACEWGSCQESFDRMQEFCEHVEGHLKALDIEDGGNYSFEEHSCLWKECGFCSVESAEEFKRHVYFHCYHTKLKQWGQGVLKAQPSIDTCTIGLHNRNIVPDITDNFICQWEQCEQPSLANPEWFYRHVEMHSMCMDVPSADKELLVRCGWKDCEATFKGRFKLREHLRSHTGEKVVACPICGGMFANNTKFFDHIRRQTTIEGQRFQCSHCSKRFATERLLRDHMRNHVNHYKCPLCDMTCPSPSSLRNHIKFRHSNEKPYSCEYCEYSCKNLIDLRKHLDTHSTEPAYRCDFSNCDYTTRSLHSIKNHYKKVHEGDFVARYKCHVCEQCFTRGNNLTAHLRKKHQFKWPPGHPRFRYREHEDGFMRLQLIRYESVELTEQLMRERPEGHEGEGEDAARTDVLGPGEDARVVAHSTEVQVELRGVLLEGEQGEGVFYDLTGGDSSRAGEDTVILQLQDTAQQLGMQVA; encoded by the exons ATGCCTCCTGCAAGCAAACGGGCGAGAAAAGAGGACTCGCCGCTGGAGTTGGCGTGTGAGTGGGGGTCCTGCCAAGAGTCGTTCGATCGGATGCAGGAGTTCTGCGAGCATGTGGAGGGTCACCTCAAGGCGCTGGACATAGAGGACGGGGGAAATTACTCATTTG AGGAGCACAGCTGTCTATGGAAAGAGTGTGGGTTCTGCTCTGTGGAGAGTGCTGAGGAGTTTAAGCGCCACGTCTATTTCCACTGTTACCACACCAAGCTGAAGCAGTGGGGCCAGGGGGTACTCAAGGCCCAGCCCAGCATCGACACCTGCACCATTGGCCTCCACAACCGCAACATCGTGCCTGACATCACAGACAACTTCATCTGCCAGTGGGAGCAATGTGAG CAACCCTCCCTTGCCAACCCAGAGTGGTTCTACCGCCATGTGGAGATGCACAGTATGTGTATGGATGTACCCTCTGCTGATAAGGAGCTCCTGGTGCGCTGTGGCTGGAAGG ACTGCGAGGCCACGTTTAAAGGGCGTTTTAAGCTGCGGGAGCACCTGCGGAGCCACACTGGGGAGAAGGTGGTGGCCTGCCCAATCTGCGGAGGGATGTTCGCCAACAACACCAAGTTCTTTGACCACATCAGGCGGCAGACCACCATCGAGG GTCAGAGGTTCCAGTGCTCCCACTGCTCTAAGCGCTTTGCAACAGAGAGACTACTGCGGGACCACATGAGGAATCATG TAAATCACTACAAGTGTCCATTGTGTGACATGACCTGCCCGTCCCCCTCCTCACTGCGGAACCACATCAAGTTCCGCCATAGCAACGAGAAGCCTTACAGCTGTGAATACTGCGAGTACAG CTGTAAGAACCTGATCGACCTTCGTAAACACCTGGACACCCACAGCACTGAGCCGGCCTACCGCTGTGACTTCAGCAACTGTGACTACACCACACGCTCACTGCACTCCATCAAGAACCACTACAAGAAAGTACACGAG GGAGATTTTGTGGCTCGCTACAAGTGTCATGTCTGTGAGCAGTGCTTCACTAGGGGAAACAACCTCACTGCCCACCTCCGCAAGAAGCACCAGTTCAAATGGCCCCCTGGGCACCCCCGATTCAG GTATAGAGAGCACGAGGACGGCTTCATGCGTCTGCAGCTGATCCGCTATGAGAGCGTGGAGCTGACTGAGCAACTGATGAGAGAGAGACCGGAGGGCcacgagggggagggggaggacgcTGCCCGGACAGATGTCCTGGGGCCTGGGGAGGATGCCAGGGTAGTAGCACACTCCACGGAGGTACAGGTGGAGCTGAGAGGGGTGCTGttggagggggagcagggagagggTGTGTTCTATGATTTGACTGGGGGGGACTCGTCTCGGGCGGGGGAGGACACTGTGATCCTGCAGCTACAGGACACTGCTCAGCAGCTGGGCATGCAGGTAGCGTGA
- the si:ch211-117m20.4 gene encoding uncharacterized protein si:ch211-117m20.4, whose protein sequence is MVYGNDWWVGSVVRYACRSGFLLVGDPARACQSNGGWTPKPSCLRVCRQGRVEITEKELETATCSSTCPLKSYMGPLKQGCYGIDNCRKMNPDWKRWFTRCDTCLCDCHIACGK, encoded by the exons ATGGTGTACGGGAACGACTGGTGGGTGGGCTCAGTTGTCCGGTACGCCTGTCGCTCTGGCTTCCTATTGGTGGGGGACCCTGCCCGAGCCTGCCAATCCAATGGAGGCTGGACCCCCAAACCCTCCTGTCTCA GGGTGTGTCGTCAGGGCCGTGTGGAGATCACGGAGAAGGAGCTAGAAACGGCTACCTGCTCCTCCACCTGTCCCCTGAAGTCCTACATGGGGCCTCTGAAGCAGGGCTGCTACGGCATCGACAACTGCAGGAAGATGAATCCTGACTGGAAGCGCTGGTTCACCCGCTGTGACACGTGCCTGTGTGATTGCCACATCGCCTGTGGTAAGTAG